One Micromonospora sp. FIMYZ51 genomic window carries:
- a CDS encoding iron ABC transporter permease: protein MSGVPGRWRRLAPRPALLAASTAAVAVALIPLAYLAVRTAEAGWDRIIAELWTDRVGLLALRSLGLAAVVTTACVLLGVGTAFLVTRTDLPARRLFAVLAALPLAVPTYIAAFAWVSTMPRLEGFWPAALVLTLCSYPYVLLPVAAALRGADPAQEEVSRSLGRSGWQTFTAVTLRQIRPATAAGALLVALYVLSDFGAVSILRADTFTRAIFVAFDLGFDRTGALVLSSVLVALTVLLLAGETATRRRGARYARLGGARRPVARLSLGPARWPAIVTLVAVAGLALGVPAVSLGRRLAAGVSRPGALPEVLTAAGNSLTVSLAGAALTMLLALPLGLLAARAPGPLTTALDRLAYLAHALPGVVIGLSLIFFGINVAYPLYQTRWLLALAYATLFLPLAVGAVAGAAAQSPTGLEEVARSLGRGPWTVLRTVTLPLTLPGIGAGAALVFLTGMKELPATLLLRPTGTDTLATELWTSTAVGAYAAAAPYAALLVAISALPTWLLVARSGLLDKEDRP, encoded by the coding sequence CTGTCCGGCGTACCCGGTCGGTGGCGGCGTCTGGCACCGCGGCCAGCGCTGCTCGCGGCCTCCACCGCCGCGGTGGCCGTCGCCCTGATCCCGCTGGCCTACCTCGCGGTACGCACCGCCGAGGCGGGTTGGGACCGGATCATCGCCGAGCTGTGGACCGACCGGGTGGGGCTGCTCGCCCTGCGCAGCCTCGGATTGGCCGCAGTGGTCACCACGGCCTGTGTGCTGCTCGGCGTCGGCACCGCCTTCCTGGTCACCCGCACCGACCTGCCCGCTCGTCGACTCTTCGCCGTGCTGGCGGCGCTGCCGCTTGCCGTACCCACCTACATCGCCGCCTTCGCCTGGGTTTCCACGATGCCTCGGCTGGAGGGCTTCTGGCCGGCGGCGCTGGTGCTCACCCTCTGCTCCTATCCGTACGTGCTGCTGCCGGTCGCGGCTGCGCTGCGCGGCGCAGACCCGGCTCAGGAGGAGGTGTCCCGGTCACTGGGGCGCAGCGGGTGGCAGACCTTCACCGCCGTGACGCTGCGGCAGATCCGCCCCGCCACCGCCGCCGGAGCGTTGCTGGTCGCCCTCTACGTGCTCTCCGATTTCGGTGCGGTCTCCATCCTGCGCGCCGACACCTTCACCCGGGCCATCTTCGTCGCCTTCGACCTGGGCTTCGACCGCACCGGAGCGCTTGTGCTCTCCAGCGTGCTGGTCGCGCTCACCGTGCTGCTGCTGGCCGGCGAGACCGCCACCCGCCGACGCGGGGCCCGGTACGCCCGCCTCGGCGGCGCCCGCCGCCCGGTGGCCCGGCTCTCGCTCGGGCCGGCCCGCTGGCCCGCCATCGTGACTCTGGTCGCGGTCGCCGGGCTCGCGCTCGGCGTACCGGCGGTCAGCCTGGGCCGGCGACTCGCCGCCGGAGTGTCCCGCCCGGGAGCGCTGCCGGAGGTGCTCACCGCAGCCGGCAACTCGCTTACCGTCTCGCTCGCCGGGGCCGCGCTGACCATGCTGCTGGCGCTGCCCCTGGGCCTGCTCGCGGCCCGCGCGCCGGGTCCGCTCACCACCGCGCTGGACCGGCTGGCGTACCTGGCCCACGCCCTGCCCGGCGTGGTGATCGGCCTCTCGCTGATCTTCTTCGGCATCAACGTGGCGTACCCGCTCTACCAGACGCGGTGGCTGCTGGCGCTTGCGTACGCCACGCTGTTCCTGCCGCTGGCCGTCGGTGCGGTGGCCGGTGCCGCCGCCCAGTCCCCCACCGGGCTGGAGGAGGTGGCCCGCTCGCTCGGCCGTGGGCCGTGGACCGTGCTGCGCACGGTGACCCTGCCGCTGACCCTGCCCGGCATCGGTGCGGGTGCCGCGCTGGTCTTCCTCACCGGCATGAAGGAACTTCCGGCCACCCTGCTGCTGCGCCCCACCGGGACGGACACCCTGGCCACCGAGCTGTGGACCAGTACCGCCGTCGGTGCGTACGCCGCCGCGGCACCCTACGCTGCCCTGCTGGTGGCGATCTCGGCACTACCCACCTGGTTGCTGGTCGCCCGCAGCGGCCTGCTCGACAAGGAGGACCGGCCATGA
- a CDS encoding iron ABC transporter substrate-binding protein codes for MSLNRRSTAALLAVGVLTLGLAACGSGGEDATDPGKPDDKQITVYSGRNEQLVKPLLDKFTEQTGITVQARYASTAQLAAQLVEEGDKSPADVFFAQDAGALGTVAKRGMFSTLPEATTGKVPPTYRAGSGHWVGVSARARVLAYNPDLVPADQLPASVFDLTTPAWKGKVALAPTNASFQAFVTAIRVQHGDAKAEEFLAGLKANDPQIRDGNVKIVEDVNSGTVPVGLVNHYYLGEVAKEQGTTPDGLKVKLHFFPGGDTGALVNVAGVGVLNRSAADPDVQKFVDFLLDTEAQTYFAEQTFEYPVVGGVQGPAYVPPLAELAVPEIDLNDLDTLDATVTLIKNSGLVP; via the coding sequence GTGTCACTGAACCGCCGCTCCACTGCCGCGCTGCTCGCCGTCGGCGTGCTCACCCTCGGCCTGGCCGCCTGCGGATCCGGCGGGGAGGACGCAACCGACCCGGGCAAGCCGGACGACAAGCAGATCACCGTCTACAGCGGACGCAACGAGCAGCTGGTCAAGCCGCTGCTGGACAAGTTCACCGAGCAGACCGGCATCACCGTGCAGGCACGTTACGCCAGCACCGCCCAGCTCGCCGCTCAGCTGGTCGAGGAGGGCGACAAGTCGCCGGCCGACGTGTTCTTCGCCCAGGACGCCGGCGCGTTGGGCACCGTCGCCAAGCGCGGCATGTTCAGCACGCTGCCCGAGGCGACCACGGGGAAGGTGCCGCCGACCTACCGCGCCGGCAGCGGCCACTGGGTCGGCGTGAGCGCCCGGGCGCGGGTGCTCGCGTACAACCCCGACCTGGTCCCGGCCGACCAGCTACCGGCGTCGGTCTTCGACCTGACCACCCCCGCCTGGAAGGGCAAGGTCGCCCTCGCCCCGACCAACGCCTCGTTCCAAGCGTTCGTCACCGCGATCCGGGTGCAGCACGGCGACGCCAAGGCCGAGGAGTTCCTGGCCGGGCTCAAGGCCAACGACCCGCAGATCCGCGACGGCAACGTCAAGATCGTCGAGGACGTGAACAGCGGCACCGTCCCGGTCGGCCTGGTCAACCACTACTACCTGGGCGAGGTCGCCAAGGAACAGGGCACCACCCCGGACGGGCTCAAGGTCAAGCTGCACTTCTTCCCCGGCGGCGACACCGGCGCCCTGGTCAACGTGGCAGGCGTGGGCGTACTCAACCGCTCCGCCGCCGATCCGGACGTGCAGAAGTTCGTGGACTTCCTGCTCGACACCGAGGCACAGACCTACTTCGCCGAGCAAACCTTCGAGTACCCGGTGGTCGGCGGCGTGCAGGGCCCGGCGTACGTGCCGCCGCTGGCCGAGCTGGCGGTGCCGGAGATCGACCTGAACGACCTGGACACGCTGGACGCCACCGTCACTCTGATCAAGAATTCGGGGCTGGTTCCCTGA
- a CDS encoding DUF262 domain-containing protein produces MPSLERPRVEYRTPEDLVRDVERGLVRVPPFQRALKWEASDIVKLFDSILRGFPIGNLLLWRRPAPAQRLEIGPLTIEAPATESALWVVDGQQRIVSLVGALTKADQTVDHRFRVHLDLDTGEFHTLGARQQPPDSWIPVSFLLDTAVLLRWMRDHSDWLSEDQLALAEQAAKAIREYQIPTYVVQAADEEALLEIFTRMNTTGKRLTKSEVFQALHAGNVASDLTLNNLGQVTAELSFGAVDDRLALRCILAYRGGDVFREDFRNEFAPEDDRTEILRGVAAALRDAAVFLRNTCAIPHIKLLPYTHVLPTIVRFIHLHGSPVGRSATLLRRWVWRSAVAGTRARGVSVADIRNQVAAVDAANAMDAATSLLRQVQPFPDFIPELDKVHFNHAMTKISALGLLSMEPRSLASGEILDAARLLDSGSPLRPLLAEKGLPRLDTIANRLILPPGERPDPTRLASATVSVAASQLVDERAQELLTRHRWIDFLAHRAEACDAVIRSHVDRMAEWGARDGRALTDILRPAA; encoded by the coding sequence ATGCCTAGTCTGGAGCGACCGCGGGTCGAATACCGGACGCCGGAAGATCTGGTCCGCGACGTCGAGCGGGGACTCGTCCGGGTTCCGCCTTTTCAGCGCGCCCTGAAGTGGGAAGCGTCCGACATCGTCAAGCTGTTCGACAGCATTCTGCGCGGTTTCCCGATCGGGAATCTGCTGCTCTGGCGTCGGCCCGCCCCAGCTCAACGGCTGGAGATCGGTCCACTCACGATCGAGGCTCCGGCCACCGAGTCAGCGCTCTGGGTAGTGGACGGGCAGCAACGCATTGTGTCCCTGGTGGGGGCGTTGACCAAGGCAGACCAGACAGTAGATCACCGGTTCCGGGTCCACCTCGATCTCGACACGGGGGAATTTCACACCCTCGGCGCTCGTCAACAGCCGCCCGATTCCTGGATTCCGGTCAGCTTCCTGCTGGACACCGCCGTGCTGCTCCGCTGGATGCGCGATCATTCGGACTGGCTGAGCGAGGATCAACTGGCGCTCGCTGAGCAGGCAGCCAAGGCGATCCGCGAATATCAAATTCCGACCTACGTAGTGCAGGCGGCAGACGAAGAAGCGCTACTGGAAATATTCACTCGGATGAACACCACCGGCAAGCGGCTCACCAAATCCGAGGTCTTCCAGGCCCTGCACGCAGGCAACGTCGCCAGCGATCTCACGCTCAACAACCTTGGTCAGGTCACAGCCGAGCTCAGCTTTGGCGCTGTTGATGACCGCCTTGCTCTCCGCTGCATCCTGGCATATCGGGGCGGGGACGTGTTCCGCGAAGATTTCCGAAACGAGTTCGCACCAGAAGACGATCGAACCGAGATCCTCCGGGGAGTCGCGGCCGCTCTGCGGGATGCTGCGGTCTTTCTACGTAACACCTGCGCCATTCCACACATTAAGCTGCTTCCCTACACTCACGTTCTGCCCACCATCGTACGATTCATTCATCTACACGGTTCGCCCGTTGGACGGAGCGCCACCCTCCTTCGGCGATGGGTGTGGCGCAGCGCCGTGGCCGGCACCCGCGCCCGTGGTGTCAGTGTTGCCGACATCCGAAATCAGGTCGCCGCCGTGGACGCGGCGAATGCAATGGACGCCGCGACCAGCCTGCTTCGCCAGGTCCAGCCGTTTCCCGACTTCATCCCGGAGTTGGACAAGGTTCATTTCAATCATGCGATGACAAAGATCAGCGCTCTGGGCCTGCTTTCCATGGAACCCCGGAGCCTGGCGTCCGGTGAGATCCTGGATGCGGCACGACTACTTGACAGCGGCAGTCCGTTACGCCCGCTGCTGGCAGAGAAGGGTCTTCCCCGGCTGGACACCATCGCCAATCGCCTCATCCTGCCGCCCGGAGAGCGACCAGACCCAACTCGATTGGCATCCGCAACAGTCTCCGTTGCCGCCAGTCAGCTTGTCGACGAGCGGGCACAGGAGTTGCTCACACGGCATCGATGGATTGATTTCCTGGCTCACCGTGCGGAAGCCTGCGATGCTGTCATCCGGTCACACGTCGATCGGATGGCCGAGTGGGGTGCCCGAGACGGGCGGGCACTGACCGACATCCTGCGGCCTGCGGCCTGA
- a CDS encoding ABC transporter ATP-binding protein, with protein MSKVVLSGVVKRYGRVTALAGADLSVPSGQLTAVLGPSGCGKTTLLRCLAGFERLDAGEIRIDGNRVAGGGKHLPAHRRNIAVVPQEGALFPHLSVAENVGYGLDRAARRSDRVEEVLSLVGLAGYGDRMPHQLSGGQQQRVAVARALAPRPSVVLLDEPFSALDAGLRAGLRHDVREALRADGATGVLVTHDQGEALSVADQVVVLRDGRVIQAGTPTMVYREPTDPWVAGFVGDAVLLPAVVEHGSARTALGVVPVAGTVADGPVTVLVRPEQVRFATGPGAVTATVLRHDFHGHDALVGLRLADGTRITARILDGDAAVCLGGEVTVHVDGAARAFPADLGPAHPLVTPIELAA; from the coding sequence ATGAGCAAGGTTGTGCTCAGTGGAGTGGTCAAGCGGTACGGGCGGGTCACCGCCCTGGCCGGCGCGGACCTCAGCGTGCCGTCCGGCCAGCTGACCGCCGTGCTCGGCCCGTCCGGGTGCGGCAAGACCACCTTGCTGCGTTGTCTGGCCGGCTTCGAGCGGCTGGACGCCGGTGAAATCCGCATCGACGGCAACCGGGTGGCTGGCGGCGGCAAACACCTGCCGGCGCACCGGCGCAACATCGCCGTGGTGCCTCAGGAGGGTGCGCTCTTCCCGCACCTGAGCGTGGCGGAGAACGTCGGCTACGGCCTGGACCGGGCCGCCCGGCGCTCGGACCGGGTCGAGGAGGTGCTGTCGCTGGTCGGGCTCGCCGGATACGGCGACCGGATGCCGCACCAACTCTCCGGCGGGCAGCAGCAGCGGGTGGCGGTGGCCCGGGCCCTGGCACCCCGGCCGTCGGTGGTGCTGCTGGACGAGCCGTTCAGCGCGCTCGACGCGGGCCTGCGCGCCGGGCTGCGGCACGACGTACGCGAGGCGCTGCGCGCCGACGGCGCCACCGGCGTGCTTGTCACCCACGACCAGGGCGAGGCGTTGTCGGTGGCCGATCAGGTGGTGGTGCTACGCGACGGACGGGTGATCCAGGCCGGTACGCCGACCATGGTCTACCGCGAGCCCACCGATCCCTGGGTGGCCGGGTTCGTCGGCGACGCGGTGTTGCTGCCGGCGGTCGTCGAGCACGGTTCCGCGCGCACCGCCCTCGGCGTCGTTCCGGTCGCCGGCACGGTCGCGGACGGCCCGGTCACCGTGCTGGTCCGCCCCGAGCAGGTACGCTTCGCCACCGGTCCGGGCGCGGTCACCGCCACCGTGCTGCGGCACGACTTCCACGGCCACGACGCGCTGGTCGGGCTCCGGTTGGCCGACGGCACCCGGATCACCGCCCGGATCCTCGACGGCGACGCCGCAGTCTGTCTCGGCGGCGAAGTGACCGTGCACGTGGACGGCGCGGCGCGTGCCTTCCCGGCGGACCTTGGCCCCGCCCACCCGCTTGTCACTCCGATCGAGCTGGCGGCGTAA
- a CDS encoding S8 family peptidase, with translation MPSGSPARRHLIRAFAVVATAAAVSAASTTAAVAAPTGEVRGAGAANAVSGSYLVVLRSDTVGAAGSSTARSAVPNRASALVKRYGGSVSDVYSAALTGFAAKMTPTQAARLAANPDVAYVEQDQVITLQATQSNPTWGLDRIDQRTRPLSNSYTYPNTASNVRAYIIDTGIRTTHNDFGGRATWGTNTVDSNNTDCNGHGTHVAGTVGGSTYGVAKGVRLVAVKVLNCSGGGTTTSVVNGVNWVTANAVKPAVANMSLGGGASTSIDNAVANSIRSGVSYAVAAGNSNANACNYSPARTSTAITVGATTSTDARSSFSNYGSCVHIFAPGSSISSAWHTSNTATNTINGTSMASPHVAGAAAIVLGANPSYTPAQVKTYLVNNATTGVVTSPGSGSPNRLLFVVN, from the coding sequence ATGCCATCAGGTTCCCCCGCGCGACGGCACCTCATCCGGGCGTTCGCCGTCGTCGCCACCGCGGCGGCCGTCTCGGCGGCCAGCACCACCGCGGCGGTAGCCGCACCCACCGGCGAGGTCCGTGGCGCCGGCGCGGCGAACGCGGTAAGTGGAAGTTACCTCGTCGTCCTGCGCTCCGACACGGTCGGCGCGGCCGGCTCCTCGACCGCCCGTAGCGCGGTGCCGAACCGGGCCAGCGCGCTGGTGAAGCGGTACGGCGGCAGCGTCTCCGACGTCTACAGCGCCGCGCTGACCGGCTTCGCCGCCAAGATGACCCCGACGCAGGCGGCCCGGCTCGCCGCCAACCCCGACGTCGCCTACGTCGAACAGGACCAGGTGATCACGCTCCAGGCGACGCAGAGCAACCCGACCTGGGGCCTGGACCGCATCGACCAGCGGACCCGTCCGCTGAGCAACAGCTACACCTACCCGAACACCGCCTCGAACGTGCGGGCGTACATCATCGACACCGGCATCCGGACCACGCACAACGACTTCGGCGGCCGGGCCACCTGGGGCACCAACACGGTCGACTCCAACAACACCGACTGCAACGGCCACGGCACCCACGTCGCCGGCACTGTCGGCGGCTCGACGTACGGTGTGGCCAAGGGGGTCCGCCTGGTCGCGGTGAAGGTGCTCAACTGCTCCGGCGGCGGCACCACCACCAGCGTGGTCAACGGCGTGAACTGGGTGACCGCCAACGCGGTCAAGCCCGCCGTGGCGAACATGAGCCTCGGCGGCGGGGCCAGCACCAGCATCGACAACGCAGTGGCCAACTCGATCCGCTCCGGCGTCAGCTACGCCGTGGCGGCCGGCAACTCGAACGCCAACGCCTGCAACTACTCCCCGGCCCGTACCTCGACCGCCATCACCGTCGGCGCGACGACCAGCACCGACGCCCGGTCGTCCTTCTCCAACTACGGCTCGTGCGTGCACATCTTCGCGCCGGGCTCCAGCATCTCGTCGGCCTGGCACACCAGCAACACCGCGACCAACACGATCAACGGCACCTCGATGGCCTCGCCGCACGTGGCCGGCGCGGCGGCGATCGTCCTGGGCGCCAACCCGTCCTACACGCCGGCTCAGGTGAAGACCTACCTGGTAAACAACGCCACCACCGGCGTGGTGACCAGCCCCGGCAGCGGCTCGCCGAACCGCCTGCTCTTCGTGGTCAACTGA
- a CDS encoding HhH-GPD-type base excision DNA repair protein, whose product MEAMTLALPIAPEANQLLLRSPLALLTGMVLDQQVPMEKAFSSPYLLAQRLGHDLDARVIAEYDPEALVALFAQPPALHRFPKAMAARVQEVCRVLVERYDGDAARLWADPADGRELLARIADLPGFGRQKAQIFLALLGKRFGVRPPGWREAAGGYGEPDAHRSVADVTDAESLRLVREYKQQVKAAAKARTDGA is encoded by the coding sequence ATGGAGGCCATGACGCTCGCCCTGCCCATCGCCCCGGAGGCCAACCAGCTGCTGCTGCGCAGCCCGCTGGCGCTGCTGACCGGGATGGTTCTCGATCAACAGGTTCCGATGGAGAAGGCGTTCTCCTCGCCGTACCTGCTGGCCCAGCGGCTCGGTCACGACCTGGACGCCCGGGTGATCGCCGAGTACGACCCGGAGGCCCTGGTGGCGCTCTTCGCCCAGCCGCCGGCGTTGCACCGGTTCCCCAAGGCGATGGCCGCCCGGGTCCAGGAGGTGTGCCGGGTGCTTGTCGAGCGGTACGACGGCGACGCCGCCCGGCTCTGGGCCGACCCGGCGGACGGTCGTGAGCTGCTCGCCCGGATCGCCGACCTGCCCGGGTTCGGCCGGCAGAAGGCGCAGATCTTCCTCGCCCTGCTCGGCAAGCGGTTCGGCGTACGACCGCCGGGCTGGCGGGAGGCGGCCGGCGGCTACGGCGAGCCGGACGCCCACCGGTCCGTCGCCGACGTCACCGACGCCGAGTCGCTGCGCCTGGTCCGGGAGTACAAGCAGCAGGTGAAGGCGGCGGCGAAGGCGCGGACCGACGGCGCCTGA
- a CDS encoding PfkB family carbohydrate kinase, translating to MSAADETTGGHAGRVLIVGDVITDVVAALGGPPATGSDTAATIRFTGGGQAANTACWLAAQGLPVTLVGAVGDDAAGRERLAELAAAGVDCAVERVAGCATGTVIVLAVGEERTMLTERGANLRLRPGHIDAALADAPEAVHLHLSGYTLLDAGSRPAGLRALAVARERGLTTSVDAASAAPLRAVGAAAFLSWVREVDLLLVNQDEAAVLAGGLDAAAQGRALVASARRVVVKRGAAGATWVDRDGTVAVAAAHRVAAVDVTGAGDAFAAGLLGAWLAGAQPDAALRRGADLGAAAVSQLGARPAR from the coding sequence GTGAGCGCAGCGGACGAGACAACCGGCGGGCACGCCGGCCGGGTCCTGATCGTCGGTGACGTGATCACCGACGTGGTGGCGGCGCTCGGCGGTCCACCGGCGACCGGCTCGGACACGGCGGCGACCATCCGGTTCACCGGCGGCGGGCAGGCCGCCAACACGGCCTGTTGGCTCGCCGCGCAGGGCCTGCCGGTGACCCTGGTCGGCGCGGTCGGCGACGACGCCGCCGGCCGGGAGCGGCTGGCGGAGCTGGCCGCCGCCGGGGTCGACTGCGCGGTGGAGCGGGTCGCCGGCTGCGCCACCGGCACGGTGATCGTGCTGGCCGTCGGCGAGGAGCGCACCATGCTCACCGAGCGCGGTGCGAACCTGCGGCTGCGTCCCGGGCACATCGACGCCGCGTTGGCGGACGCGCCGGAGGCGGTGCACCTGCACCTGTCCGGGTACACCCTGCTGGACGCCGGCTCCCGCCCGGCCGGTCTGCGCGCGTTGGCCGTGGCCCGCGAGCGCGGCCTCACCACAAGCGTCGACGCCGCCTCGGCGGCTCCGCTGCGGGCGGTCGGTGCGGCGGCCTTCCTCTCCTGGGTACGCGAGGTGGACCTGCTGCTGGTGAACCAGGACGAGGCGGCGGTGCTGGCCGGCGGCCTCGATGCGGCGGCGCAGGGGCGGGCGCTGGTCGCCTCGGCGCGGCGGGTGGTGGTCAAGCGGGGTGCCGCCGGTGCGACCTGGGTCGACCGGGACGGCACGGTCGCGGTGGCGGCGGCGCACCGGGTGGCGGCGGTCGACGTGACCGGAGCGGGCGACGCCTTCGCCGCCGGGCTGCTGGGCGCGTGGCTGGCCGGGGCGCAACCGGACGCCGCGCTACGCCGGGGCGCCGACCTGGGCGCGGCGGCGGTCTCTCAGCTGGGTGCCCGCCCGGCCCGTTGA
- a CDS encoding DUF3099 domain-containing protein: MKRQAYRPILITDAPRSQDDQLTTRQRRYVAMMGVRVACVIIGAILVGAKAPLLWLWLPLVALGMVLIPWLAVLLANDRPPKEQHRLANRLRSGPAEEAPPKSLPAEERPHKVIDAEP; this comes from the coding sequence GTGAAGCGTCAGGCGTACCGCCCGATCCTGATCACCGACGCCCCACGCAGCCAGGACGACCAGTTGACCACCCGGCAGCGGCGGTACGTCGCGATGATGGGCGTCCGGGTGGCCTGCGTGATCATTGGCGCGATCCTGGTCGGCGCGAAGGCGCCGCTGCTCTGGCTCTGGCTCCCGCTTGTCGCCCTGGGCATGGTGCTCATCCCGTGGCTCGCGGTGCTCCTCGCCAACGACCGGCCGCCGAAGGAGCAGCATCGGCTGGCCAACCGCTTGCGGTCCGGCCCGGCGGAGGAGGCCCCGCCGAAGAGCCTGCCCGCCGAGGAACGACCGCACAAGGTGATCGACGCCGAACCCTGA
- a CDS encoding methyltransferase, protein MDGHDMLLPPAGVDALRTALVRANFTANGIAARLGSQATGGVARNDFRAALRATTDGDPLATLIRVFICEQTEPEAAVAAALAPLSIADALAAGLVERHGDGLRMGLDLEPYGDDWWVLADVPASARPGRPLHAEHVLGIGGATQTMIGAAVRRPVDSALDLGTGSGVQALHLSTHARRVTATDVSRRALRFAATTAALNGQDWELLHGDLVTPVAGRRFDLVVSNPPFVVGPGTTTHVYRDSGRVGDAIGAELAAAAPGLLTEGGTMQYLANWVHITGEDWGERVAGWFAGTGLDAWVIQREVADPMAYVNLWLTDVGEAADPQRMADWLDWFDAHKVEAIGFGIVSLRRGGHADPVLRVEDLRQRVQAPMGDRIAAWFDRQDWLRTQGTDGLLDARYRAADGLRLHQEATMGDDGWGVDRQVLTMPHGLRWTEEVDPLVLALVGGADGRLPLRDQLALLAVAHDVAVDELAEAAGPIVAHLVERGLVEPVTA, encoded by the coding sequence GTGGACGGACACGACATGCTGCTCCCGCCGGCCGGCGTCGACGCGCTGCGAACCGCGCTGGTCAGGGCGAACTTCACCGCGAACGGCATCGCCGCCCGGCTCGGCTCGCAGGCCACCGGCGGGGTGGCCCGCAACGACTTCCGGGCCGCGCTGCGGGCCACCACCGACGGTGACCCGCTCGCCACTCTGATCCGGGTGTTCATCTGCGAGCAGACCGAGCCGGAGGCGGCCGTGGCCGCCGCACTGGCACCGCTGTCGATTGCCGACGCGCTCGCGGCGGGACTTGTCGAGCGGCACGGCGACGGGCTGCGGATGGGGCTGGACCTGGAGCCGTACGGCGACGACTGGTGGGTGCTCGCGGACGTGCCGGCGAGCGCCCGCCCTGGGCGCCCACTGCACGCCGAGCACGTGCTGGGCATCGGCGGGGCGACCCAGACCATGATCGGTGCCGCCGTCCGCCGGCCCGTGGACAGCGCCCTCGACCTCGGCACCGGATCGGGCGTACAGGCGCTGCACCTGAGCACCCACGCGCGGCGGGTCACCGCCACCGACGTCTCGCGACGGGCGTTACGGTTCGCCGCCACCACCGCCGCGCTCAACGGCCAGGACTGGGAGTTGTTGCACGGCGACCTGGTCACGCCGGTCGCCGGCCGCCGTTTCGACCTGGTGGTGAGCAACCCGCCCTTCGTGGTCGGGCCCGGCACCACCACCCACGTCTACCGCGACTCCGGCCGGGTCGGCGACGCGATCGGCGCCGAACTGGCCGCCGCCGCGCCGGGACTGCTCACCGAGGGCGGCACCATGCAGTACCTCGCCAACTGGGTGCACATCACCGGCGAGGACTGGGGCGAGCGGGTGGCCGGCTGGTTCGCCGGCACCGGCCTGGACGCCTGGGTGATCCAGCGCGAGGTGGCCGACCCGATGGCGTACGTCAACCTGTGGCTGACCGACGTCGGCGAGGCGGCCGACCCGCAGCGGATGGCCGACTGGCTGGACTGGTTCGACGCGCACAAGGTGGAGGCGATCGGCTTCGGCATCGTCTCGCTGCGCCGAGGTGGCCATGCCGACCCGGTGCTGCGGGTGGAGGACCTGCGCCAGCGGGTGCAGGCACCGATGGGCGACCGGATCGCCGCCTGGTTCGACCGGCAGGACTGGTTGCGCACGCAGGGCACCGACGGGCTGCTGGACGCCCGTTACCGCGCCGCCGACGGGCTCCGGCTGCACCAGGAGGCGACGATGGGTGACGACGGGTGGGGGGTGGACCGCCAGGTCCTCACCATGCCGCACGGTCTGCGATGGACCGAGGAGGTCGACCCGCTGGTGCTGGCGCTGGTCGGCGGAGCCGACGGCCGCCTGCCGCTGCGTGACCAGCTCGCGCTGCTCGCGGTCGCGCACGACGTGGCCGTCGACGAACTGGCCGAGGCCGCCGGCCCGATCGTGGCGCACCTGGTCGAGCGCGGCCTCGTCGAGCCGGTGACGGCCTGA
- a CDS encoding type II toxin-antitoxin system HipA family toxin — protein MAAHTVAEVRLHGRHVGQLRFRQGGSEFTYGDDLASPEHRVLGQIFEDDPALVRRARVGLPAWFSNLLPEGALRRQILREMGGGNIGDFTLLLRLGSNLPGAVTVHADDEPTDDFLSAQVDDAAHPLRHSLAGVQLKYSISAARLAIPASGLGGWWIVKLPDRSLRDLPLNEYLTMRWLADAGFSVPEIALSPAEGVKGLPDGMVDPVDLVYAIRRFDRTIDGRVHVEDFAQVADVEPRYKYSESGVSYDSLATAIRQLTGEDGYHDFIRRLVAMIVVGNTDAHLKNWAIIYPDGRTPRLAPVYDSTL, from the coding sequence ATGGCAGCTCACACCGTCGCCGAGGTCCGTCTGCACGGACGACATGTCGGGCAGTTGCGGTTTCGGCAGGGCGGATCCGAGTTCACCTACGGGGATGATCTCGCCTCCCCTGAGCACCGCGTCCTCGGCCAGATTTTCGAGGACGACCCCGCGCTCGTCCGCCGGGCTCGGGTCGGCCTACCCGCTTGGTTCAGCAACCTGCTACCCGAGGGAGCACTCCGTCGGCAGATCCTGCGCGAGATGGGTGGCGGCAACATCGGGGACTTCACGCTGCTGCTGCGGCTCGGCAGCAACCTACCAGGCGCTGTCACAGTCCATGCTGATGACGAGCCCACGGACGACTTCCTGTCAGCACAGGTGGACGACGCGGCGCACCCCCTGCGGCATTCTCTTGCCGGCGTCCAGCTCAAGTACTCGATCTCTGCGGCACGGCTCGCGATCCCCGCGAGCGGCCTCGGCGGCTGGTGGATCGTCAAGCTTCCCGATCGGAGTCTGCGGGACCTGCCTCTCAACGAGTACCTCACCATGCGTTGGCTGGCGGATGCAGGGTTCTCGGTACCGGAGATAGCCCTCAGCCCTGCCGAGGGGGTGAAAGGGCTGCCAGACGGTATGGTCGATCCTGTCGATCTTGTCTATGCCATTCGCCGCTTCGACCGCACGATTGACGGGCGGGTCCACGTCGAGGACTTCGCCCAGGTAGCGGACGTCGAGCCAAGGTACAAGTACAGCGAATCAGGCGTCAGCTACGACAGCCTTGCCACAGCGATCCGGCAGTTGACCGGAGAGGACGGCTACCACGACTTCATCCGTCGCCTGGTTGCCATGATCGTGGTTGGCAACACCGATGCCCACCTAAAGAACTGGGCGATCATCTATCCGGATGGGCGCACGCCGCGCCTGGCGCCTGTCTACGATTCCACTCTCTGA